The following proteins are co-located in the Micromonospora coriariae genome:
- a CDS encoding GH1 family beta-glucosidase, with protein MSNPASPPAVGVLDERPGLTFPPGFLWGAATAAYQIEGAAAEDGRTPSIWDTFSHTDGRVVAGHTGDVACDHYHRLGGDVALMAELGLKSYRFSVSWPRVQPGGAGAANPQGLDFYRRLVDELLAHGIEPWLTLYHWDLPQPLEDAGGWPARDTAARFADYTTLVADALGDRVRYWTTLNEPWCSAFLGYGSGAHAPGRSNGADAVRAGHHLMLGHGLAVQALRAARPGAEVGVTVNLYPVDPASDAPGDADAARRIDALANRFFLDPLLRGSYPEDLVADLSAVTDFDHVHDGDLATISTPLDLVGVNYYSRHVVAAPVEGAEPEPYWRAPSCWPGSEDVRFVTRGFPVTDMNWEIDAPGLVETLRRVHDEYTDLPLYVTENGSAFVDTVVDGEVDDVDRLAYFDAHLRAAHEAINAGVPLRGYFAWSLMDNFEWAWGYTKRFGMIHVDYDTQVRTPKSSARWYASVIRRNGLAAQ; from the coding sequence GTGAGCAACCCCGCCAGCCCGCCCGCCGTCGGCGTCCTCGACGAGCGCCCCGGGCTGACCTTTCCGCCCGGCTTCCTGTGGGGGGCCGCGACCGCGGCGTACCAGATCGAGGGGGCGGCGGCCGAGGACGGCCGTACCCCGTCGATCTGGGACACCTTCAGCCACACCGACGGCCGGGTGGTCGCCGGGCACACCGGCGACGTGGCCTGCGACCACTACCATCGGCTCGGCGGCGACGTCGCGCTGATGGCGGAGCTGGGGCTGAAGTCGTACCGTTTCTCGGTCTCCTGGCCCCGGGTGCAGCCCGGCGGCGCCGGCGCGGCCAACCCGCAGGGGTTGGACTTCTACCGTCGGCTCGTCGACGAGCTGCTGGCGCACGGCATCGAGCCGTGGCTCACCCTCTACCACTGGGACCTGCCGCAGCCGCTGGAGGACGCCGGCGGCTGGCCCGCCCGGGACACCGCCGCCCGCTTCGCCGACTACACCACGCTGGTCGCCGACGCGCTCGGCGACCGGGTGCGCTACTGGACCACGCTGAACGAGCCGTGGTGCTCGGCCTTCCTCGGCTACGGCTCCGGGGCGCACGCCCCCGGCCGGTCCAACGGAGCGGACGCGGTCCGCGCCGGGCACCACCTGATGCTCGGACACGGCCTGGCCGTGCAGGCGCTGCGGGCCGCCCGGCCGGGCGCCGAGGTGGGGGTGACCGTCAACCTCTACCCCGTCGACCCGGCCAGCGACGCGCCCGGCGACGCCGACGCCGCCCGGCGGATCGACGCGCTGGCCAACCGGTTCTTCCTCGACCCGCTGCTGCGCGGGTCGTATCCGGAGGACCTGGTGGCCGACCTGAGCGCGGTGACCGACTTCGACCACGTACACGACGGTGACCTGGCCACCATCTCCACGCCGCTGGACCTGGTCGGAGTCAACTACTACAGCCGGCACGTGGTCGCCGCCCCGGTGGAGGGCGCCGAGCCGGAGCCGTACTGGCGTGCGCCCTCCTGCTGGCCGGGCAGCGAGGACGTCCGGTTCGTCACCCGGGGCTTCCCGGTCACCGACATGAACTGGGAGATCGACGCCCCGGGCCTGGTCGAGACGCTGCGCCGGGTGCACGACGAGTACACCGACCTTCCGCTCTACGTCACCGAGAACGGCTCCGCGTTCGTCGACACTGTGGTCGACGGGGAGGTCGACGACGTCGACCGCCTCGCCTACTTCGACGCCCACCTGCGCGCCGCGCACGAGGCGATCAACGCCGGGGTGCCCCTGCGGGGATACTTCGCCTGGTCGCTGATGGATAATTTCGAATGGGCCTGGGGTTACACCAAGCGGTTCGGCATGATCCACGTCGACTACGACACTCAGGTCCGCACCCCCAAGTCCAGTGCCAGGTGGTACGCCTCGGTGATCCGACGCAACGGTCTGGCCGCACAATAG
- a CDS encoding carbohydrate ABC transporter permease, translating to MTSASQRLWRTSPLTYLALVLAALLSIYPFYYMLVIGSRSLDNINDVPPPLTPGGAFGDNFGRVLDNDAANFLTGMMNSIIVSSVVTLSVVLTGSLAGFAFAKLKFRGSNILLLTIIVTMMIPTQMGLIPLWGIMQDLGWYDTLYAVTVPFLVSAFGVFMMRQYASQAISDELIEAGRVDGASTFRIYWSIVLPALRPAAGVLGLLTFMETWNSFLWPYAILTPENPTLQVSLSFLSYAYYTDYSQVFAATAIGTIPLVIVFLVFGRQIIGGIMEGAVKS from the coding sequence ATGACCTCGGCTTCCCAGCGCCTGTGGCGCACCAGCCCGCTGACCTACCTGGCGCTCGTCCTGGCGGCGCTGCTCTCCATCTACCCGTTCTACTACATGCTGGTGATCGGCAGTCGCAGCCTGGACAACATCAACGACGTGCCGCCGCCGCTGACCCCCGGTGGCGCGTTCGGTGACAACTTCGGGCGGGTGCTCGACAACGACGCCGCCAACTTCCTCACCGGCATGATGAACTCGATCATCGTCTCCTCGGTGGTCACCCTGTCGGTGGTGCTCACCGGTTCGCTGGCCGGGTTCGCCTTCGCCAAGCTGAAGTTCCGGGGCAGCAACATCCTCCTGCTGACGATCATCGTCACCATGATGATCCCGACCCAGATGGGGCTCATCCCGCTCTGGGGCATCATGCAGGACCTGGGGTGGTACGACACCCTCTACGCGGTCACGGTGCCGTTCCTGGTCAGCGCCTTCGGTGTGTTCATGATGCGCCAGTACGCCAGCCAGGCCATCTCCGACGAGCTGATCGAAGCCGGTCGCGTCGACGGCGCGAGCACGTTCCGGATCTACTGGAGCATCGTGCTGCCCGCGCTGCGCCCCGCCGCCGGTGTCCTCGGCCTGCTCACCTTCATGGAGACCTGGAACTCGTTCCTCTGGCCGTACGCCATCCTCACCCCGGAGAACCCGACCCTGCAGGTCTCGCTCTCCTTCCTCTCGTACGCCTACTACACCGACTACTCGCAGGTGTTCGCCGCCACGGCGATCGGCACCATCCCCCTGGTAATCGTCTTTCTCGTGTTTGGCCGCCAGATCATCGGCGGGATCATGGAAGGTGCCGTCAAGTCGTGA
- a CDS encoding carbohydrate ABC transporter permease: MSLSATTARPSPAAPPPPDDSSRRRRGRLLNRLDVKYSPYLYIAPFFVIFGAFGFYPMLRTAWMSLHDWDMIGDHSFIGFDNYTRLVSDEYFWNALVNTFGIFALSTIPQLLLALFLANLLNRTFLRAKTFFRMAIFMPNVVSVAAVAIVFGMLFQREFGLFNWLLSFVGVDPVDWDGHRWSSWTAISSMVNWRWTGYNTLILLAGMQAIPKDLYEAAEIDGAGPWRQFWQITLPMLKPTFIFVVILSTIGGMQLFTEPLLFGNGNIIGGNQREFQTLAMYMYEMGIVNLNTAGYGAAVAWAIFMIIIVVSLFNFLLVRRSAK; this comes from the coding sequence ATGAGCCTGTCGGCCACGACGGCACGGCCGTCGCCAGCAGCACCGCCTCCTCCCGACGATTCTTCCCGACGTCGACGGGGAAGGCTACTCAACCGCCTCGATGTCAAGTACTCGCCGTACCTCTACATCGCCCCGTTCTTCGTGATCTTCGGCGCCTTCGGGTTTTACCCGATGCTGCGTACCGCCTGGATGTCGCTGCACGACTGGGACATGATCGGCGACCACTCGTTCATCGGCTTCGACAACTACACCCGGCTGGTGTCCGACGAGTACTTCTGGAACGCACTTGTCAACACGTTCGGCATCTTCGCCCTGTCGACCATCCCGCAGTTGCTGCTCGCCCTCTTCCTGGCGAACCTGCTCAACCGCACTTTCCTGCGCGCCAAGACCTTCTTCCGGATGGCCATCTTCATGCCGAACGTGGTGTCGGTGGCCGCGGTCGCGATCGTCTTCGGGATGTTGTTCCAGCGGGAGTTCGGCCTGTTCAACTGGCTGCTCAGCTTCGTCGGTGTCGACCCGGTCGACTGGGACGGGCACCGGTGGAGTTCCTGGACGGCCATCTCCTCCATGGTCAACTGGCGGTGGACCGGGTACAACACCCTGATCCTGCTCGCCGGCATGCAGGCGATCCCGAAGGACCTCTACGAGGCCGCGGAGATCGACGGCGCCGGCCCGTGGCGACAGTTCTGGCAGATCACCCTGCCCATGCTCAAGCCCACCTTCATCTTCGTGGTCATTCTGTCCACGATCGGCGGCATGCAACTCTTCACCGAGCCCCTGCTCTTCGGCAACGGCAACATCATCGGCGGCAACCAGCGGGAGTTCCAGACGCTGGCCATGTACATGTACGAGATGGGCATCGTGAACCTGAACACCGCCGGCTACGGAGCCGCGGTCGCCTGGGCGATCTTCATGATCATCATCGTGGTGTCGCTGTTCAACTTCCTACTCGTCCGCCGCTCGGCGAAGTGA
- a CDS encoding ABC transporter substrate-binding protein codes for MSVTTRRTRLAAAALAAITAIGGLAACGNDDDKPAAGEKPAKLVVDTFGEMGYDELVKQYEKDTGIKVELRKTAQLGEYRPKLVRYLATGKGAADVTALEEGILNEFKPNARNWADLSPLVADHSKEYLPWKWELGKAPDGRLIGLPTDVGSLAVCYRKDLFQAAGLPTERDQVSALWPDWKGFHDAGLKYKQGSGGKAFIDSITAVSNGVLFQGNGDLFYDKEDNIIADTSPAVKNAWDTATSMADISAKASTWSPEWSGGFKQGTFAATFCPSWMLGIVSDNSGPANKGKWDVAAVPGGGGNWGGSWLAVPAQSKYPNEAAKLAEYLTNAKSQVEAFKLKGPLPTNLEALKNEAFLGYTNEYFSNAPTGKIFGESVAKIQPIHLGPKHQAVKENALEPALRAFENGQASKDKAWEQFMKDAKTQGAF; via the coding sequence ATGAGTGTCACCACGCGGCGTACCCGCCTGGCGGCCGCTGCCCTGGCCGCGATCACCGCAATCGGCGGTCTCGCGGCCTGCGGCAACGACGACGACAAGCCGGCAGCCGGCGAGAAGCCGGCCAAGCTGGTCGTCGACACCTTCGGCGAGATGGGCTACGACGAGCTCGTCAAGCAGTACGAGAAGGACACCGGCATCAAGGTCGAGCTGCGCAAGACCGCACAGCTCGGTGAGTACCGGCCGAAACTGGTTCGCTACCTGGCCACCGGCAAGGGCGCGGCGGACGTCACCGCCCTGGAAGAGGGCATCCTCAACGAGTTCAAGCCCAACGCGCGCAACTGGGCCGACCTCAGCCCGCTGGTCGCCGACCACTCGAAGGAATACCTGCCCTGGAAGTGGGAGCTGGGTAAGGCGCCGGACGGCCGGCTGATCGGCCTGCCGACCGACGTCGGCAGCCTCGCCGTCTGCTACCGCAAGGACCTGTTCCAGGCGGCCGGCCTGCCCACCGAGCGCGACCAGGTGTCCGCGCTCTGGCCGGACTGGAAGGGCTTCCACGACGCCGGTCTGAAGTACAAGCAGGGCAGCGGCGGCAAGGCGTTCATCGACTCGATCACCGCCGTCTCCAACGGTGTGCTCTTCCAGGGCAACGGTGACCTGTTCTACGACAAGGAAGACAACATCATCGCGGACACCAGCCCCGCGGTGAAGAACGCCTGGGACACCGCCACCTCGATGGCGGACATCTCCGCCAAGGCGTCCACCTGGTCGCCGGAGTGGTCGGGTGGCTTCAAGCAGGGCACCTTCGCGGCCACCTTCTGCCCGTCCTGGATGCTCGGCATCGTGTCGGACAACTCCGGTCCGGCCAACAAGGGCAAGTGGGATGTCGCGGCCGTGCCGGGTGGCGGCGGTAACTGGGGCGGCTCGTGGCTCGCGGTTCCGGCGCAGAGCAAGTACCCGAATGAGGCGGCGAAGCTCGCCGAGTACCTGACCAACGCCAAGAGCCAGGTGGAGGCCTTCAAGCTCAAGGGCCCGCTGCCCACCAACCTGGAGGCGCTGAAGAACGAGGCCTTCCTCGGCTACACCAACGAGTACTTCAGCAACGCGCCGACCGGCAAGATCTTCGGGGAGAGCGTCGCCAAGATCCAGCCGATCCACCTGGGTCCGAAGCACCAGGCGGTGAAGGAGAACGCGCTCGAGCCGGCCCTGCGGGCGTTCGAGAACGGGCAGGCCAGCAAGGACAAGGCCTGGGAGCAGTTCATGAAGGACGCCAAGACTCAGGGTGCCTTCTGA
- a CDS encoding plasmid pRiA4b ORF-3 family protein, protein MPRQIFQLKMSLAGVRPPVWRRVLVPAGYTLDRLHRVVQHAMGWRDCHLHSFEIDAVQYGEPDPDGELALHDELDVRLDAVLGKGSRFSYTYDFGDWWEHDLVVEDALTADPEERYPVCLDGERACPPEGIGGPSGYRALLLALDDQGGPADVADPAHALLLDWAGSTFDPSRFDVDRAGTLLRRFC, encoded by the coding sequence ATGCCGCGTCAGATCTTCCAGCTGAAGATGTCCCTCGCCGGCGTCCGTCCGCCGGTCTGGCGCCGGGTGCTCGTTCCGGCCGGCTACACGCTCGATCGGCTGCACCGGGTGGTGCAGCACGCGATGGGCTGGCGGGACTGCCACCTGCACTCGTTCGAGATCGACGCGGTGCAGTACGGCGAGCCCGACCCGGACGGCGAGCTGGCGCTGCACGACGAGCTGGACGTGCGGCTCGACGCGGTGCTCGGCAAGGGCAGCCGGTTCTCCTACACCTACGACTTCGGCGACTGGTGGGAGCACGACCTGGTGGTCGAGGACGCGCTGACCGCCGACCCGGAGGAGCGGTACCCGGTCTGCCTGGACGGCGAGCGGGCCTGCCCGCCGGAGGGCATCGGCGGCCCGTCGGGCTATCGGGCGTTGCTGCTGGCGCTGGACGATCAGGGCGGTCCGGCCGACGTCGCCGACCCGGCGCACGCCCTGCTGCTCGACTGGGCGGGCTCCACATTCGACCCGTCCCGCTTCGACGTCGACCGCGCCGGCACTCTGCTGCGCCGCTTCTGCTGA
- a CDS encoding pyrimidine reductase family protein, with translation MTVGIPIRQLWPEPSAQPLDDAALTAIYGRADRPHLRVNFVTSLDGALSVDGYSAGLSGEPDKRVFGLLRMLCDALVVAAGTLRHEGYRAVRLDERRRAWRRANGLAEYPTLVVVSGSLDLDPAQAAFADAPVRPVVLTHADADPPPGLTDVADVLRCGTDRVDLAAGLDELHRRGLSQLLCEGGPHLFGALTAADLVDELCLTVSPLLAGPGPARIIAGDAVPPRQLPLRHVLAADDGVLLLRHARP, from the coding sequence ATGACCGTCGGAATCCCGATCCGACAGCTCTGGCCCGAGCCGTCGGCGCAGCCGCTCGACGACGCCGCGCTGACCGCAATCTACGGCCGCGCCGACCGACCTCACCTGCGGGTGAACTTCGTGACCAGCCTGGACGGCGCCCTCAGCGTGGACGGCTACTCCGCCGGGCTCTCCGGCGAGCCGGACAAGCGGGTCTTCGGCCTGCTGCGGATGCTCTGCGACGCGCTCGTGGTGGCCGCCGGAACGCTGCGGCACGAGGGCTACCGGGCGGTCCGGCTCGACGAGCGCCGCCGCGCCTGGCGTCGCGCGAACGGGCTGGCCGAGTACCCGACGCTTGTCGTCGTCTCCGGCTCGCTCGACCTGGACCCGGCGCAGGCCGCGTTCGCCGACGCGCCCGTCCGGCCGGTGGTGCTCACCCACGCCGACGCCGACCCGCCGCCCGGCCTGACCGACGTCGCCGACGTGCTGCGCTGCGGCACCGACCGGGTCGACCTGGCCGCCGGCCTCGACGAGCTGCACCGGCGCGGGCTGTCGCAGCTGCTGTGCGAGGGCGGCCCGCACCTGTTCGGCGCGCTCACCGCCGCCGACCTGGTGGACGAGCTGTGCCTCACCGTCTCGCCGCTGCTCGCCGGTCCCGGACCGGCCCGGATCATCGCCGGCGACGCCGTGCCGCCCCGCCAGCTGCCACTGCGGCACGTGCTCGCCGCCGACGACGGCGTCCTCCTGCTCCGCCACGCCCGCCCGTGA
- a CDS encoding DUF433 domain-containing protein translates to MRFERITIDASVMGGMPCIRGLRIPVATIVTMIADGMTTPEIVADLPDLTSADVEEALRYAAEAVRERELPLRHAA, encoded by the coding sequence ATGAGGTTCGAACGAATCACCATCGATGCCTCGGTCATGGGTGGGATGCCCTGCATCCGAGGGCTACGGATTCCGGTCGCGACCATCGTCACGATGATCGCGGACGGCATGACGACCCCGGAGATCGTCGCCGATCTCCCGGACCTGACCTCGGCCGACGTCGAAGAGGCCCTGCGGTACGCCGCCGAGGCGGTGCGGGAACGGGAACTGCCCCTGCGACACGCAGCATGA
- a CDS encoding DUF5615 family PIN-like protein, with the protein MRFLVDNNLSPKVAAGLTVAGHEATHVREYGMSAAPDEKVMAKALADRSVDPAGSPDQRAPGRADGGNHPRQPAAGAGRP; encoded by the coding sequence ATGAGGTTCCTGGTCGACAACAACCTGTCACCCAAGGTCGCGGCAGGGCTGACGGTGGCAGGCCACGAGGCCACGCATGTCCGAGAGTACGGAATGAGCGCGGCTCCAGACGAAAAGGTGATGGCAAAGGCGCTCGCGGACCGGTCCGTCGATCCTGCTGGTTCGCCGGATCAGCGCGCGCCGGGCCGAGCAGATGGTGGCAATCATCCTCGCCAACCTGCCGCCGGTGCTGGAAGACCTTGA
- a CDS encoding ATP-binding protein codes for MTDAGLDTPGEPVGRVLGTADATPLQFWTAVAPGSYLQLDDVVVTRRELPDREPVTIAGVVTQVRARHEGAQFDSDVFAIADGTLPAQVQEAAEVTTTRVDPEFYVPPTPGAVVHRAEGDARARALHFDRMERRIPMGMGRDGVPVYLNADFLDGSRGAHVSISGISGVATKTSFATFLLYSVFRSGVLGGDAVNAKALIFNVKGEDLLFLDHPNTRLDEPTRAAYAKLGLTAGAFPDVRVYAPPRVGDSAGTPDVSSRLTGVDAFYWTLSEFCADRLLPYVFADADDERQQYTMVVHSVTAHLARYAQPADGGVSIDGVRLGSYGDLVDHIVDQLNDDETRSDWAGSAVGLGTVNAFARRLIGSKKDLARLIRGDLATRRPHSINTSESAQVTVVDLHNLPDRAQRFVVGVTLKSEFERKEKSGTAKPLLFVVLDELNKYAPREGSSPIKEVLLDIAERGRSLGVILIGAQQTASEVERRIVTNSAIRVVGRLDPAEASRPEYGFLPPAQRQRALLAKPGTMFVNQPDIPVPLCLEFPFPAWATRVSEAGRAPSETLRSITQSADPFAVVGSGGGTDDDIPF; via the coding sequence ATGACCGACGCCGGCCTCGACACCCCGGGCGAGCCGGTCGGCCGGGTTCTGGGCACCGCCGACGCCACCCCGCTGCAGTTCTGGACGGCCGTGGCCCCCGGCAGCTACCTCCAGCTCGACGACGTGGTGGTGACCCGGCGTGAGCTGCCCGACCGGGAGCCGGTGACGATCGCCGGAGTGGTCACCCAGGTCCGGGCCCGGCACGAGGGCGCCCAGTTCGACTCCGACGTCTTCGCCATCGCCGACGGCACGCTGCCCGCGCAGGTGCAGGAGGCGGCGGAGGTGACCACCACCCGGGTCGACCCGGAGTTCTACGTGCCGCCGACCCCGGGGGCCGTGGTGCACCGGGCCGAGGGCGACGCCCGCGCCCGGGCGCTGCACTTCGACCGGATGGAGCGGCGCATCCCGATGGGGATGGGTCGCGATGGGGTGCCGGTCTACCTCAACGCCGACTTCCTCGACGGCAGCCGGGGCGCGCACGTCTCCATCTCCGGCATCTCCGGCGTGGCCACCAAGACCAGCTTCGCCACCTTCCTGCTCTACTCGGTCTTCCGCTCCGGGGTGCTGGGCGGCGACGCGGTCAACGCCAAGGCGCTGATCTTCAACGTCAAGGGCGAGGACCTGCTCTTCCTCGACCATCCCAACACCCGGCTCGACGAGCCCACCCGCGCGGCGTACGCGAAGCTCGGGCTGACCGCCGGCGCGTTCCCCGACGTCCGGGTCTACGCCCCGCCCCGGGTCGGCGACTCGGCCGGCACCCCGGACGTGAGCAGCCGGCTCACCGGCGTGGACGCCTTCTACTGGACGCTGAGCGAGTTCTGCGCCGACCGGCTGCTGCCGTACGTCTTCGCCGACGCCGACGACGAGCGCCAGCAGTACACGATGGTGGTCCACTCGGTCACCGCGCACCTGGCCCGCTACGCCCAGCCGGCCGACGGCGGGGTGAGCATCGACGGGGTCCGGCTCGGCTCCTACGGCGATCTGGTCGACCACATCGTCGACCAGCTCAACGACGACGAGACCCGCTCCGACTGGGCCGGCAGCGCGGTCGGTCTGGGCACCGTCAACGCGTTCGCGAGGCGGTTGATCGGCAGCAAGAAGGACCTCGCCCGGCTGATCCGCGGCGACCTCGCCACCCGCCGCCCACACTCGATCAACACCAGCGAGTCGGCGCAGGTCACCGTGGTCGACCTGCACAACCTTCCGGACCGCGCGCAGCGGTTCGTGGTCGGTGTGACGCTCAAGAGCGAGTTCGAGCGCAAGGAGAAGTCCGGCACCGCCAAGCCGCTGCTCTTCGTCGTCCTCGACGAGCTCAACAAGTACGCCCCCCGCGAGGGCTCCTCCCCCATCAAGGAGGTGCTGCTCGACATCGCCGAGCGGGGCCGCTCGCTCGGTGTGATCCTGATTGGCGCCCAGCAGACGGCGAGCGAGGTGGAACGCCGGATCGTCACCAACTCGGCGATCCGGGTGGTCGGCCGGCTCGACCCGGCCGAGGCCTCCCGCCCCGAGTACGGTTTCCTGCCGCCAGCCCAGCGGCAACGGGCGCTGCTGGCCAAACCGGGCACCATGTTCGTCAACCAGCCCGACATCCCCGTGCCGCTCTGCCTGGAGTTCCCGTTCCCGGCCTGGGCCACCCGGGTCTCCGAGGCGGGCCGGGCGCCATCCGAGACGCTGCGCTCGATCACCCAGTCCGCCGACCCGTTCGCCGTCGTGGGCTCCGGCGGCGGCACCGACGACGACATCCCGTTCTAG
- a CDS encoding exonuclease SbcCD subunit D — MKILHTSDWHVGKVLKGQSRAEEHKAVLAGVIDIAIAEQPDLVIVAGDLYDTAAPTSEATRLVTRALTALRRTGADVVAIGGNHDNGPALDALRPWAEAAGITLRGGVRENPDEHVIDGTTAGGERWQLAALPFLSQRYAVRALEMYELTAAEANQTYADHLGRVLARLTEGFTEPDRVHLVTAHLTVTGATTGGGERDAHTVLGYAVPATVFPATAHYVALGHLHRAQRVIGPCPVRYSGSPLAVDFGEQENVPSVTVVEVTASTAARVREVPVTAASALRTVRGTVAQLAEIEAPDAWLRVYVREQPRAGLREEVQELLPRALEIRIDPELLAAPGSGARIAQRSGRSPRELFADYLDSRGHADEGVRELFDELFEEVDH; from the coding sequence ATGAAGATCCTGCACACCTCGGACTGGCACGTCGGCAAGGTGCTCAAGGGGCAGTCCCGGGCCGAGGAACACAAGGCCGTGCTGGCCGGGGTGATCGACATCGCGATCGCCGAGCAGCCGGATCTGGTCATCGTCGCCGGTGACCTCTACGACACGGCCGCGCCCACCTCCGAGGCGACCCGGCTGGTCACCCGGGCGTTGACCGCGCTGCGCCGCACCGGCGCGGACGTGGTCGCGATCGGCGGCAACCACGACAACGGCCCGGCGCTGGACGCGCTGCGGCCGTGGGCGGAGGCCGCCGGCATCACGCTGCGCGGCGGAGTGCGGGAAAACCCGGACGAGCACGTGATCGACGGCACCACCGCCGGTGGCGAGCGGTGGCAGCTGGCCGCGCTGCCGTTCCTGTCCCAGCGGTACGCGGTCCGCGCGCTGGAGATGTACGAGCTGACCGCCGCCGAAGCCAACCAGACGTACGCCGACCACCTGGGCCGGGTGCTCGCTCGACTCACCGAGGGCTTCACCGAGCCGGACCGGGTGCACCTGGTCACCGCGCACCTCACAGTCACCGGCGCGACCACCGGCGGCGGCGAGCGGGACGCGCACACCGTGCTCGGCTACGCCGTGCCGGCCACCGTCTTCCCGGCCACCGCGCACTACGTGGCGCTGGGACACCTGCACCGGGCGCAGCGGGTCATCGGGCCCTGCCCGGTGCGCTACAGCGGAAGTCCGCTCGCGGTCGACTTCGGCGAGCAGGAGAACGTCCCCTCCGTGACCGTGGTCGAGGTGACGGCGAGCACCGCGGCCCGGGTCCGCGAGGTGCCGGTGACCGCGGCGAGCGCGCTGCGCACCGTGCGGGGCACAGTGGCCCAGCTCGCCGAGATCGAGGCGCCGGACGCCTGGCTACGGGTGTACGTGCGGGAGCAGCCCCGCGCCGGCCTCCGCGAGGAGGTCCAGGAGCTGCTTCCCCGCGCCCTGGAGATCCGGATCGACCCGGAGCTGCTCGCCGCGCCGGGCAGCGGCGCCCGCATCGCGCAACGCTCCGGGCGCTCGCCCCGGGAGCTGTTCGCCGACTACCTGGACAGCCGGGGCCACGCCGACGAGGGCGTCCGGGAGCTCTTCGACGAGCTTTTCGAGGAGGTCGATCACTGA